The following nucleotide sequence is from Vulpes lagopus strain Blue_001 chromosome 1, ASM1834538v1, whole genome shotgun sequence.
GGCATTATACACTTGTCAAAACCCATGGAATATACAAAACCAAGAAGGAAttctaatgtaaactgtggactttagttaataataatgtatcaatattggccCATCAGTTGTAACAAAATGCCACACTAGCTTGAGTTGTTAATAACAGAAGAAATTGGAGCATCAGGGGGTATGTTGGAATTCTAgtttttgctctctttttctgtaaatctaaaactgcttaaaaatataaagtctattAGTTTACAAAATCTATTCAGGGAGGACTTCATTCTTCCAAACTCTCACAAAGCTgagcagagtggccaaaaacacaGTTCTAGATCTAGactacctgggtttgaattctggctcacTAGCTTTGAAATTTCAGGCAAGTTATGTAACTTGTCTGTTCCTCATATTCTTCATCTATATGATAAGAAATATAGCAACAGTCCCTATCTCACACAATTCCTATCTTAGGGCAGTAcgtagaaaataataaatatcacatAAGTGTTAGCTATCATTATTCTTATTAACTTTCACAAGGGAAATCACTATGTAAAGGCCAGATCCTTGCTGCTTTCCCCTCCTTCTACAAAGAAACGAAACAGCTTTCCTTAAAACACTGTGAAGATGGTAATACTCTGCGTCAGAAAATAGGCAGGTTTGGAGAATTCAAGGGGCAACAGGACACAAAGAACAGATACGTTCTCTCAAAATCATATGTGATTTCAAGTCTTACCTAATTCCTTTGGACTTAAAATAACTACAAAGGCATGTGATAGGATCCGTCTGATTGAAGGCTCTGGCAACTGCTGTGGAATACATGAGAACACTAAGTCAAACACTGTTTTCCAACacaaacagataaaaatgtaCAGAATAGTCAATGGCATGCTTCAGACAAGAATACAACTCACCTGGCAGGAACAAATTTCTTTgctgcaagaaaaagaaaaccattaatttggactaaaagactttttaaaaacatatcaaatTCAGAAACAATATGGCTCTATTCACCAGGGGACACCATTCCTTTGGGGACCCTGTAATAATCAGAGCACAAACACATCTTGGTGACATGCAAAGCACACTTTCATCTTAAGGGCTCAGCGGATAGCTGTAGCCTCAGCTTGTCAAGTTCATCTGCCAGTTTTTCATGAGAAGTCCCAAATCTAGATTTTATGTGCgatttcccattttataaatatcagaaattaactcgaaaaataataaatattctgtaaACCAAACAAATCATAATGGCTAGATATGTTTGCATAAGTCCCCAGGAGATACCCCACATTTAAGCCTGtattccaaataaatattttggaaatgttttgcCATTTCCTGGGAGCACTAACTACATAAGTCTGACTGCACAGCTCCCAGGGGAACCACAGAATTCCGGTGAACAGCATCCCTTAGAGTTGTCCactgttaacttttatttttcctaaaactcTTCCCACTTTGAGTTGTACTATAAACCCTTTCTCTAAGACCATGGCTCAATTAATGGCAGTTTATTAGTGTTTATCTAGCAACTCGAGTCTAATTACTGTTTAAATGTGCAAGAGAAAACAGGATTCATCAGTGAGgggagaaaagacatttttcaaaaatattttgggtgGGATACACTCACAAGCTCCCTTACCTCTCTTCCGCAGGCGTTTCAGGAGCCAGAGGAGAAATGAGGCTACTGTCAGGAGGGAGGTCCCCCCAGCAGTGAGTCCAACTGCCAAGGGAATGCTGGACTCCGTGGGAGCTAGGCAAACAGTGGAGGAAGAACTGTCATGAGAAGGAACTGAATTTAAAGTCTTTCTGTTCTAGCCATTTGCCCTTTCCTTTGCACATTGATTAGCCATCAACTTCAATACATAAGGAGGAGGCATGGTAGGTACTAAAGGCCTCTGAGGTCAGCCCAAACCACCCATGCCAGACGGTATCCCGCCACTGCCATGAGAGCTCTTATCTGCCAGAACCCACTGCTCCTCGGTCAATACcgcatgtgtgctctctcccttacttggtttccttttcccttctttgaCCGGTATCTCCCCTTTTTCCACTTGTCAGAATGTTACCCATTCTGTTACCCGTACCCCTTGTCACTTGCcatctcttctgtttcctctctatcaccacaaaattaaatattctccAGCTTATTAACCTTGGGAACCTTTCTGGTTTAATGAATGGTTCATtgctttccccttcttccttccagtcCCCCAGACAACCAGTGCCAATCAGGGCTTCACCTTCACAGGTAGGCAGCATCCCAGACCAGTGTCCCGTGGCGTCACACATCAGAGCTGCAGAGCCATTGAGTGTCCATCCTTCAGGACATGCAAATGCACACACAGCACCAAacacaggctccccactgcaGCTTATGTTCATCTTTCCGGAAACTGCCAGACTTGAACATTGCACCACTGCAAATGATGAGCACATAGGTAGATGTTAACAAAAATCTCCTGGGAAAATGGCTAACACTGACTGAAAAGTCATCAGTAAACATAACATATAAGCACTTAGTTTTCAGCATGTAGGGAAttaggatcaagccccgtggGGCAATACTGCTTCAGATACATACAAAGTATTTGATCTAACTCCTTAAAGTGTAAATTCAGTCCTACCTTGGCAAGAGGGGACCTCCTGTGACCACCGTCCCTGAGATGTGCACTCAAGCTGAGCTGACCCATGTAATTCAAAACCTTCCTCACAGCTGAAGGCACAGGAGGACTTGTAGGTGAACTCTCCAGTAGAGGAATGGGCACACCTCACCAAGCCATCCTGGGGCTGCTGGACAGCATCACATTTCACAGCTGGAAGACATGAGTGAGCACATTAAAAGTCTGTATCAGGCAGCAACAGGTGTCTCACATAATCAAATCCTGAGCTCTTCAATAGTTTTTATCTTAATATTAAAGCAAAAACTTTACCTTCACATGTGGGCTCTTCACTGTCCCATTTGCCTGTGAGGCCACACTGGAGTGTTTTGGATCCCTTCAACACAAATCCCTGCTCACAGAAGAACTCACAGCTGGACCCACTTTGGAAACTCCCAGAAGCACCAGGAAGACAGCTCATGTAGCCTCTCTCTGGGCTGGACAAGGCCTTGCACTGAGAAGCTGAGACATCAAAATGATGGTCAGAAAAGATTGCAGTGGAACTGGCGAGTCCTTGGAATTTGATGAATGAATCCATTCATTTTGGACAAAGCAATGCTCAGAGATACCAAGGCTCTTCATTAATCCCTGGACAACTGGGAAGATGACTGTTTTCTTTGAATGCCAGCCCCTTCATTGATAATGGCCCTCGGTAAAGGACAGCCTTTAAGAGAACCAGTGGATCCTGAGAACTTGAAGTTACAGTCAAGAGAAAGATTTTACATAGTCAGAGACCAACTTATGGGTCCTGAATGCTAATGGATGATGCCAAAATATAAGGAAGGTAAGGAGGCAGCACATAAAATGTGTCTGCTTTGCAGTTTGGCTTTGGTCTTGTGGCTTCTTACCACTAGAAATGATTGTGTACAATATCTGGCTGTAAGAATACCAGTTTGTGATAGCTTGCTTTCAACATCACTGCTCTTGctttaaaatgaattaagtttTAGCACTTAGGCATGTATTAAGGGTGTCTTTATGTATGACACCACACTTGGTGCATTCTCATCACTGCTAATCATGAGCAGTTTCAGAAGAAAAgtattaagagttttaaaatcaaGTCATGTTCTCAGAATCCCACTTTAAATCTTCTCATGTGATTTCCCCTTAGATTAAGCTCTCTGCCCACTCCATAGCAATGTCTACAAAGCTCTATTTGCTCAGCACGGTCAAGAAACCTGCAAAGCATGCACTCTCAGTACATACAATCCTTTCCCCAGGTAAGCTTTGGTTCTTTTGTATGAAACTCAAAATAGAAGATAATGTTGCCCATCACATCTGATTACTCTAGTCAAAGTAGGCATCTAGTTTCATTTTAACAGCCCATGTTTGAAGATCGCTGCCCTTTCAGGAAGGGGATGTGTAAAGGAGGAGCTCTTGGGCTTACCTTTACAAACTGGGACTTGCTGACTCCATTGTCCTTGTGCAGTACATTCAATTTGGGCTGGCCCTTGCATCAGGAAGCCTTCCTTGCAGGTGAAATTGCAGGAGGATCTGACGGTGAACTCACCAGCAGGGGAATGGCTACAGCTCACAGACCCATTCTGAGGATGGCCGATGGCACCGCATGTCACAGCTATAACATAGGTAATCATGGACATTAGCAAGTCTGACCATTTAAAGTACAAGTTGAGAAAAAGAATGTTTACAGTAAATCTTGCTGTGGAGCCATTCTACCTTTACATGTTGGCTTCCTGTTGTCCCAGTTCCCGGATGAGGTACACTGGAGGCGCTTGGGTCCCATTAGTTCAAATCCTTCTTCACACTCAAAGGTACATGTCGTGTTCCATGGGAAGTTTCCAGAGCTTTGGAGACAGTCCATGACTCCATTGGCAGGATTTGTCAAAGCACTGCACTCAACCACTGGGGATTGAGAAAGCATCATGAATTTTACAGAAGAATGATACGTTCACTTCCTATTGAGTTGAAGTTTATAACAGGGCAAGGAAGCAGCCTTCAAACAGCAGATCCCAAAGTCCTAGGTTAATTCTTGGAAGCATGCACAGACACAATAAAGCTTTTATGCTTTTTCCTAATACCTTCATCTTCCCTGATTGATTTATACTTTGACTATGCTGAGTGGTCTCTGGCCTGTGTTAACATACCTCATCATGTCTCTGATCTATTTTAAGTaaggcaaaaacaaagaaaaataaacagattctAGATCAGGATTTATAACTAATGGTGACAGCAAGAATACTGACATACACAACACATTCATTTATGTCAGCCCAGCAGGACCTGGACACAAAAAGTTTCCATCTCCAGCTTAGAAAGATAagcctgaggggaaaaaaaaaacgctGTCAGGACTGCTTGACTACCATGGTCTTCAATTTATGTACTGCATCGAGAGAGGCCGGGCAGGGGGAGAGAAGTCATGAAgatttctcaaagtgtggtgcCACTGCTATAGGCACTCCCTTACACACCACCAGAGCCTCAGAAGCACCAATCTCAATAATAAAAACTCTCTCAACCCAAGCAGGTGCCCTATTGGCCACACAAGCTGGCTGGGAGAAGaagtcttattaaaaacaaaaacaaaaagaactttcCCTGGAGTTTTGAAAATGCTGTAAGTTGGATCAAAAACCAAGGCAACAGGGATGAGTTAGAGAATGTTGTGTGTGCATTTGGAGAGAAGTTTACCATTGCAGGCTGGAGGAGAAGCGCTCCATTCCCCTGTGGAAGTGCACTGTGTGGCTTCCGTGCTGCTTGGGAGGTAACCCCTGTCACAGctgacaaagcaggaagaattGTAGCTGAAGGTCCCCAGAGGGTGAGTGCAAACCAGGCTTCCATGTTCAGGGGCCTCCTGGGCTTGACAGGTCACAACTGAAAGGAGAAACCACATCAGATCTGCTCTCTATCACCCAGCATAAAATAAGAAAGTCCTGGATACTGTAACTACAATTTATCAAAtgcctcctatgtgccaggcactatgcatTCATTCACATAGACCTAACTATTGGGGTTCATACTATTATTACCACCATCATTTTACAGTGAGACAGCTGGCACTCAGGGAGTTTAACTACCCAGTCCAGGTGCTGTAAGTAATAGTGGTTTTGAAGCCAAGGCATGATGGCCTTGGCTCTTACGCACCACGTGACACTACATGTCCCAGGGAAGGGAAGACATGCACACCTGATACCAAAGTCATCTAGGACACAGGATGGTGCTATTAACTCAAGTGAAGGAATGGGTGAAACGAGGACTTACCTTGCTCACACCTGAGACCGCTGAAGCCAGGGTGGCACTTGCATGTGTAGTTGTTGACAGTCTCCACACACTCACCATGGCCGCTGCAGGATGTAGGGGTACAGGCAGCTGCAGAAAACACAATCCATGATGAGGAGGATCATCATTGTGCTTGTTATGCTTTCCCTTGGACTTAGGATCAGCAGTGTGTGACAGAGGTGTCACCAATTATAGGGACTGCCAGAGATTTTAACTGGAGTGCTTCACATAACGCCAGGGCTCAGCTATCTTAAACCTTGATGTTAATGTAGAGATGTCAGGGGTATAGCTGTCACTGGCATCAAGAATAGAAAATTCCCTTTATCATGAATTTGAAAGATAGTTCTCCTCCTACACATAAATGAGTAAAGTGTGTTGTATGTGTATAcactatacacatacatatacaatatatataatactatatatgtattgacatacatatatgcatatgcgTACACATATGCTTTCTTGCCTACATTAacacaaagaagcaaaaagataTAATATACCAAATAGAAtgctttaaaattgtattttttagaaCAGAAAATTACCATAGTAGAGACCAGAGTTTTCATGCTGTCAGCAACTTGTCAAGATGCCCACAGCCTGAACCTCTCTCCCACAGCAGCCCATACCTGTGTAACATAAGGCAAGCTTCTTTTTGTCACATCTCTCATCATTCCACTTCCCCGAGTCCTTGTCCCTCTTGATGTAGATCTCCACACAGTCTTCATTGTTTTGCTTATTGTTTGGTTCACCAGGAGCCCAGTTCTTGGCTTCTTCGGTCAGTAGCTTCTGGGTCCCTATCCAGGTCCACTTCTTGTTGACCTTCCTGATTCCAATCCAGTAGTAAGTTGGTGTATAGCTGAACACGGAGTTCAGGTATTTAATCTCTTCCTGGTTTTGAATCGCGACAAGATGTGTGTACCTTTGCTGACAGTAAGTACTAGCCTCGTCAAAAGTCATGGCTTCTGTGGAGGCATTGTATGACCAGGCTCCACCCTCTTTAAATAGGAGAAGCACTAAAGGGGAAAGGATGAAAGGCATGGGAAGGTTAGCACTGCTATGGTTTGACTGTATTAACTGGGCTTTTTACAATCTTATTGTCATCATACAGTGGCCTTTGGAATGTCTCaaatttttttcaccttttccaaAGTAAGAAGGGGTACAGGTGAGAAACTACCATAAACTACGCCTATCTTTGGTGGTTGAGCCTCCCTACGCTCATCCACCATAATCTATCAGTATGTCCACTACGGTAGAATAAGAATCAGAGTAACTAAGCTTTTTGAGCACTTAATACACACCATTAAGCACCGTCTGATGCCCTTTCTGTGATGCTGGCTCCTCACAATGCCTCTGGGAAATAGGCTATCTATGATCAACACTTTATACATTAGGAAGCTGAGACACAAAGAGGTCAATTGCCCCTGGCCCAGGCTGGAACACATTGTGTagagaggccagagatgctgctaaacatcctacaatgcaccagctccctgtgaggagcagATATTCTGTCTGAAATACCAGTAGTGTCAAGGATGAGAAACTCTGGTCTAACAAATGACACTGACTTACCAAGAGTAAGAGCAGGGAAAAGCTGTGAAGTGATCATGACTTCTAGAGTTCTTTTCATCAAAAAATTAGTCTTGAAATGACTTTCTGTGGAGAGAGGGAGTACAAAATTCATTATAGAAAGACATTTTAGGTAGCAGTTACTGAGATCATTCTACAATGATGTTTTTAGCAGTATCATAAGATTTTAGGTAAAGGATAACAGTGCCATCATCTTTGTTTCAAAGAAGTTGACGGGATTGcacacatacaaaattaaaattttcatcatgtagatgaaagagaaaagccaGAGTTTAATGAGTCTGAATACAACAAGAACCTGAACAAGTCTTTTTGTCAAAAGGCTCTCTGCATCTCTATTCATATGGATAATCTTGTTTCATGGCCACCCCCATAAAGACTCTTTGCACTTACTATTCTGTGAAGCGGTGGTTTTGATGCCGATATGATTCTTGATTGTGTCACTGCTGCTTCTGTCTCGTACCAGTTCACAGGTCTGATGTGAAGTCAGCCAAGAACAGCAGAGCACTGCTCCTGTTGGAGCCCCTTTATAGGGAAGCTCGCTTCCTGTGAGTAATAGGAGGATATGTCCAAGCCCAGTGAAGAGGAATTCCCCAGCAGCATCCAAAAAGTTTCCCGGGAATATCCATAACCGAAAAAATTACAGTGATGTCAGAAACTCTAAGCCTCCAAGCTAATTCTTCTTTGCTCACGTGcccttttattttacattaatccTATCAATATGGCATACAtttgggttttaaattttaataacataaaattgatgtctttaaaaagtttaaaaactttgCTTATTAGCAGCATCTCTCCTGTAATTGTGGTGGTGACCAGAATAAGAAGCAAAACTCAGACTTAGTTTTATTATCTGTGGACTACCATTCTTAATTTTCTCACCTGTAGCTGTCAGCTGTGGGCCaccaatctttttttctctctctctcatctaccAATTCAACCCATTTTAACGTACAGCGTCTCACATAGGAATGAGTCACAAAGTATATCCTCAGATCTTGTGCATAATGATAGCtaaattactagaaataataTCTCCCaggtaaatatttgaaataattccttgtttcttaaaaacaacaaaaatgggaAACAGATTTAGTTGTCCATGTCtggaaaacatttattcatgatttgttcagtgaaaaaaaaagatgaaaactataTGTGTTCATAATTAATTgactcaaattttatttaagagttttaaattatgtatgtgtAAAGAATAACAAAACTGTACCCAAATGTTAACAGTGGCTAACTTTGGGTGGCAAGACTTGGGGTAACTTTCTTCATGAATAAATTCTTCATGAGTATTTTCAGCATTTTCCAATTTTGGCAATGGCTCTCTATTACTTTTACAGTAAAAATAACACAGTTTAAAGGATCCTATGTCCAAATGCAAGTGAAGGGGATCTATATAATATCACTTATTCTACTCTTCATATTGACATTTCTTTGGGGTGATAGCATATCCCCTTCTCTGCATCTTGTCTAATTTAAATGATAGACACAGTAAATGCAGATCATTTAAATTTCCATAGGGAAAGTTGTTGACCCCTACAAGTACCTTCTAGAAGATCCTAATTGCAAAGGAAAATTCTCTCTTTGGCTAAATTTACGTTGAGAGAACTTCGGGGAGATAATCCAATAACAGAAGGAGATATAAGAGAGATAAGAAGTGGAGTAAATTTGAGAGGAAAGGTTCTTTATTATCAGACTTATGATATTCCAAACCCACTCACCCTTAAAGTTATCCTGCATTCTCCCAAAATATTCCCCTGAGGTTGGGTCAGCAAATCAGGTACCCGGGTACTGGGACCTAGAGGCTTTCTTCAGGCTCCAGGGTTGCTGCAGAGGCCATGAGCAGACTTAGCCTCCCTCTCATGGAGACACCTCAGCACAGtgagaggcaggagggggagagacagcAACTGTCAGGATCTGATGAGGGCACCCACTTGCTGAAGATGGAGGATGAGTTGAACAATTGAGCAAGAGCTGAATAGCTGGGGATTTTGAGCATaatctccccctccccaaataaaCCTATGTTCCCTGAGTAATAGGCTGACTAGAAGTGCCTGAAAGCCCCATCGAATCTCCCAGGTTCTGAAGATGTACATTGCAGTCCCTCTACTGCTTAGTTTAAACTCTGGCTTCGTATGGATTCCTTTACAGCCTGCACACTGGGGAGActaagggaagaggaaagacaaTGCAAACCTGAGCTCAGTCCAAGCTCCAGCACCAAAACTATTTCATCTGTGAGGCGCCACACATCCTGGCTTCTTCATCCCTTTTCCTGGAAGTCATTTGTCCTCTTCTTGCCAGCCTTTAATGGGCATCAAGAACTTTACCGACCTTCCCTTCATTGCCCAGACTCATTCTCACCTTTATGGTGAAGAGGTATCCCTTAGGGAGTGAGAGACAGCCAAGAAAAGGATATGGGGGTTGCCAGGACAAATGTTCCAATTTTATCCAAAGCCATCCTATCTACTTCCAACAGCTAGGGACAAATAAAAGGTATGTACAGGAGACTGTTGGGTTTAATGGATGGTAGCACCAGCCATAACCACATGGGGCAAGACCAACTTTCAAGGCATGAATTTGGCTTTGGTTCCTCACTGCTGAAGGGAACTGCAAGGCATGGGCAGTAGCCTTCTCAGGGCTCTTGATTGGTTCCCTTTCCCCTGAGGAGTATTGCTGggcactttttttgttttagtcttgATAGCTTCCTCATCACATTCTACTCTGCCAACACCTAATGTACTTCTGCAGAGTTTAAGGTAAGGAGAGGAAATCCCAATATGGACACAATTctatttacagaataaaaatgtgatatttctCATACACCCCGATtgtgaaatgaaatgaacaacaatgattaaaaaaaaaccaatataatgatttaaaatgtcatttcttcatCAAAGCATAAGCCTATTTAATGGAAAGCTGGTCTTGTTCCTTTTGAATTTATCAAAATAGGTAGGCATGTTCACTCATTTGGGATTTGTAGCTATCTTAGAACACCTGAGTCAGGTGAGAGCCCCGGGCTCTTCCTCAGTCTGAGCTCCCACGCTCAGAGGGGACAGTGGGGTTCAGACACTTCTCTCACAGGAAGAAGGCTCACTGCGCAGCTTGTTTAAAATGTGTGTCTCAGGTCCAATGCTCAGAGACTCTGACtcagtgggtctgggtggggcccaggaatcttcATTGTCAATGAACATCTCAGATAATTCTGAAACAGATGCCCAAACCCCACCACACTTTGAGATGTAACGGCCCAGGGCCACCCTAATTTAGGAGAGAATATTAAGAAGACCCTATGGCTGGTGCTTAGTGATAGGTACCAGAAGTTTGACTAAAATGTCACTGTAGCTAATCCTGACACCCTCTCTGCTGGATGGCCAGAGGCCCTATTTGTAACAGTGCTGGGACCAAACAAGTAATTGGGATGAGTGGATGCTGAGTTCTTATATGTGAAAGTAAGTGGATTTTaactaaagaaagagaacaacTGCTTGAAGAAGTGATGTAAGTATATAGATATTCAGGtattctcctcccttccttcagaAGCACTCTGTAATTCCACAAATTTCCCATTATGAACTTCCTAAACAATTGTGAGACTTACAAATTTGATGTGTTTCCTTGCT
It contains:
- the SELE gene encoding E-selectin, with product MQDNFKGSELPYKGAPTGAVLCCSWLTSHQTCELVRDRSSSDTIKNHIGIKTTASQNKSHFKTNFLMKRTLEVMITSQLFPALTLVLLLFKEGGAWSYNASTEAMTFDEASTYCQQRYTHLVAIQNQEEIKYLNSVFSYTPTYYWIGIRKVNKKWTWIGTQKLLTEEAKNWAPGEPNNKQNNEDCVEIYIKRDKDSGKWNDERCDKKKLALCYTAACTPTSCSGHGECVETVNNYTCKCHPGFSGLRCEQVVTCQAQEAPEHGSLVCTHPLGTFSYNSSCFVSCDRGYLPSSTEATQCTSTGEWSASPPACNVVECSALTNPANGVMDCLQSSGNFPWNTTCTFECEEGFELMGPKRLQCTSSGNWDNRKPTCKAVTCGAIGHPQNGSVSCSHSPAGEFTVRSSCNFTCKEGFLMQGPAQIECTAQGQWSQQVPVCKASQCKALSSPERGYMSCLPGASGSFQSGSSCEFFCEQGFVLKGSKTLQCGLTGKWDSEEPTCEAVKCDAVQQPQDGLVRCAHSSTGEFTYKSSCAFSCEEGFELHGSAQLECTSQGRWSQEVPSCQVVQCSSLAVSGKMNISCSGEPVFGAVCAFACPEGWTLNGSAALMCDATGHWSGMLPTCEAPTESSIPLAVGLTAGGTSLLTVASFLLWLLKRLRKRAKKFVPASSCQSLQSDGSYHMPL